Sequence from the Bremerella volcania genome:
AAAGACCTGTGGTATGTTCTGGCACTGTTTTCTAAGTGGATTGCACCTTAATGGCAAAGATTGTGTTTTCCTGGGAAATGGGAGGTGGGTACGGCCATGTTGGTCCATTCCGCCCAGTTGCTGAAAGGCTATTGGCCAATGGCCATCATCTGGCCCTGGTCGTCAAAGATCTCAAACGGACGGCCGACCTTTTCTCCGACCTCGACATTGATCTATTTCAGGCCCCGATCAAATTAGGCCCAGCCATTCCGTATAATCCAACGCCTGCTACCTTTTCCCACCTGCTGGCCAACATGGGATATCAAGAGGCTCGCGAACTTAGGGCACTAATAGGAGCTTGGCGAAATCTATTTCAGGCTATCAAACCCAATTTGTTTCTATTTGATCATAGCCCCACCGCGATGCTGGCTGCACGGGGAATGAGTGGCCCAAAATTGACCGTCGGCACCGGTTTTTGTTGCCCCGTTGACGAGTTTCCTTTGCCGTCCATGGCTCCTTGGCGAGCCATGGAAGCCGATCAACGTGAGCGAGATGAACGGGCCATGGTCGAGCTTATCAACTCGGTCCTCGAAAGTTTTCAACAGCCTCAGATTCAGCGGATTGGCCAAATTTATGCAGAGATGGATGCGAACCTTCTTACCACTTTTTCTGAGTTGGATCATTATCCACATCGTGTCGGCAACAGCGTGTACCTGGGGCCCTGGTCAGGTAGCGTGTTGAAAGCGAACGACGCTGATCACAACTTGCCGGTAGATATGCCCGAAGGAAAAAAAACGAAGATTTTCGCGTACCTGAAGCCATCCAGGGCAGTGCCCGAGTTGCTACGCTGGATCAGCGGACAAGGGTTTTCGGCCTTGGTTGTAGGAGATGGTATCGATAAGAACAAACTCGAGCCGATACTCTCTGACAATGTGCGAATACATACAAGCGCATTACCGATCGAAACGGTACGGCGATGGTGCGACGTAGCGATTCTCAACGCAAGCCATGGCACGACATGTGACTTGTTGATGGCTGGCAAACCATTATTGCAGATTCCACTGGCCTTTGAGCAAGAAATCCTTGCCCGGCGAACGGTCGATATGGGTGCTGCCCTGGATGCATCGCCTGAACAGCCGCGTCAGGCAATTCAACAACTAAGTGCGCTGATTGGCTCGGCCTCGCACGCAAGAGAAGCACAAGCATTCGCTGAGCGTCATCATGACTTCGACCCCATAAATGCCTTCGAGGAATGCATCCGTCAGATTCAAACCCTAATCTAGGTGGCAGACAATAATTCTAGCCTTGGAATCACGGCGATGAGAGTCCAGCAAATGCGTGTAGTAGGTACCAGCCCACGGCGATTGCACCATAACTCACCGTCCCAGCAGGACTTCCATGCGGTAGTCATCGCCCCAGCCGCATTTTAATCGTTTGTTCTTCACGCCGACCTTGGCTGTCTTGTTGTTCTTCAGCAGGCTCAGGCTCGTCCTTCGTAGCAGGCTAAAGTTGGCGTCGGCGTGCCCTTTGCGGATGCGAGATTGATCTTCACCGAACGTCACGTCCAGTTGCCAGTGCAGGCTGTTTTCAATGCCCCAATGACCGCGAACGGCCTCGGCGAAACGCTTGCCGGAAAGGTACTTGCTCAGGATATAGTATCGCACCTCGCTCGTCTCGTTCCCGCCTTGCTTCACGATATTGATCGTCATCCCGATCGCCCTCAAGTTCGACCAACGATCTCGTGTGATGATCTCGTCGTTCACAGGGCAGATATAATAGGAACGCGACTCCTCGCGACCATGCCCTTTCTCGTGCGTTTCGTGACGGTGTACTTTGGCTCGCTTGAAATTGCTTTCCTGCTGCGCGACAAAAAAATCTTCGATCGAATCGTGGAGGGTCGGCTGATTGCGCTTCACGGCCAGGCAATAATCGGCTCCCTGGTCGACGATCTTCTGAGCGATGTCCTGTTGGCAACCTTGAGCGTCAATCGTCACTAAACTGCCGGAAACCTCGACGATTTCAAGCAGTTTGGGAATGGCGGTGATCTCGTTGCTCTTCGCGTCGGTTACTACCTGGCCGAGACTCACATGATTGGCAGTCGCCCAGGCACTGACCATGTGAATGGCCGCCTTGCTGCTGGCCTTGTCGAAACTCCGCCGCAGCGTCTTGCCGTCAATCGCGATGATCTGCCCGTCGGTGATTTCGTGTAAGGCGGTGATCCAAGTCAGCAAACACTTCTCAAACTCAGCCGGATTCAGCGAAGCCAAGATCGCATTAAAGCGATCGTGCGAAGGGATGCCGGAACTCAAATCAAGGAACTTACCCAGCCACTCCTTCTTCATCTCGGCCCAGTCGGCGATAGCCACAAAATCATCCGCCCCACTCATCACCGCACACAGCGCGATGGTCACGATATTCGTTAACGGATAAGTCACCTTGCGAGTCCGCGGATCGGTCAGATCGGCAAAGCACTCTTGAAGGGAAACAGGCGAACGTGACGACATGAGAAAGGCACCTGAGAACACCGGATCAGGCCGCGACAACCTCCGTCACAAAATCGCCTGACCGCCATTGCCTCAGTGTCGCAGATAACCCATCATGGCGCAATCGCCGTGGGTACCAGCCCCACCTAGAAAATCAACTGCTTATCAACCCCCCATTTATATCGACTTGGAAATAAAGGTAGAGCGAACCATGCCTCATCAGGGTAAGATCTTTGGAATCGGCCTAAGTCGAACTGGAACGAAAAGCCTTGCGACAGCCCTGAATCTCCTGGGAATCAAAACAATGTGGTATCCCCAGGATCAAACAACCTACCGAGAATTGATGACGGCTCATTATCGCCTCACGGTTCTCGAGGAGTACCAGGCACTTACCGATACGCCAGTAGTTCCTTTCTACCCTCAATTCGATCAAGAATACCCTGGCAGCAAGTTCGTACTTACTATCCGCGATAAAGAGTCGTGGCTTCGATCGTGCGAGAAGCACTGGCAGAACTCTACGTTTCCACCACAGGAAGTGCCCTTCTGGAGAAAGTACGCGAGTTTTATTGATCTTTGCGTCTACGGCTGTAATGCCTTCAATGCAAGTAGGTTTTCCTATGTTTACGATCGCCACGTTGAAGGCGTCCAGAGCTACTTTCACAATCGTCCCGATGACTTACTGATCATGAACATATGCGGCGGAGAAGGTTACGACCGACTCTGTGAATTCCTAGACTATCAGCTTCCAGAGAATAGCGAGTTTCCAAAGGTCAACGATTTTAACGCAAATCTGCTCCACTGATAGCGTTGCGTTTCAGGAACCGATGCGGCAAGCACTATCTCTCGTGATATAGATCGAGTCGAAATCATTCGATCAACTATTGCCTTCTTCTGTCACTCGTTCTTACAGGCGCGGTAACTCTGGCAGGCCAATTGAGCACTCTCTTAACTGTTCTCTTTCCTGTCGATCGGGTTTCAAGTGGCAACGACTTCCATAATTGCGCAAGTGTTCGTCTTTTGAGCCAGCAGCATGACCGACTACCAGGTCAGCTAATTTGCCACTTAATAGATTTTTCTCTCCAGCAATTATCGGGCGATTCGAAGGCGCTGAGTCTGTTATGAATCAGGTATATTACGCACGATATCTACAGGTATTGGTTAATCAAATCACAGCTGTTTTATCTATCATCGATTGGCAACAAAAATAAGCTAAATGGAAATAATTTAAAAAACCCTCGGTTTGAAATAATTTTTTCTTGACGGATCGAGAGGGGTATTCCTATACTGACGCTCGCTATCCATTGGACTCATACAGTCCACACAAATCTCTTTTTCTCTCTTTTCTACAAAACCGTACTTCGTATTACCCTCATTTCTTTGCGGAGTAAGTTCCATGATCGTAAGGTCACGTCAGTGGAAGGCTGCGCGCGCATCGCGGCGGCATCTCATCGAGCAGCTTGAAAGTAGGCAACTCTTTGCAACCGACTTTGGGCCCCAAATCGCAGCGGCAGATCAGACTCGAGATGATGCGATTGCGGCAGCGAACTCAACCTTGGCCAACGCCGAGGCATCTGCACAGCAGACATATAACACGGCCGAATCAAGTGCCTGGGGCACTTACACTACTGCCGTAGATTCTGCCAATAGCACTTATAACGGTGTCGTGAATCCTGCAAGTACAACATATAACGACGCCGTACAAGATGCCAGAAATGCGTTTTCATCCACGGTAGTTTCAGCGGACACTACCTACAGCAATGCTGAATCTACGGCCAGCCAGACATACGAAGATGCGATTACTGACGCCGACGACGACTATAACGCGGCTGTCGCCACGGCGGACACAGATTATTACGTCGCAGAACTGTTAGCCGCGAGTGACTACAATTTCGCACTGGATACTGCAGACGCAGACTACAACCAGGCCGTCGCCGATGCCGATCAAGCACTTGATGATGCCATTTTGGTTGCCGACGTCATCTATTCACTCGATGAGGCAGATGCATACAACACCTATTTGGCCGATGTTTCCCAGCATCAGCTTGATTATGACGGAACCATTTCAGGGTTGGCGATAACCCGTGACGATGCCATCACAGTTGCGGAATTGATCTATTCTCTCGACGTCGATCAAGCCTCGACAACACTGAATGATGCCGTTGCGGCAGCGCAGGTCCAGTATGACTCGACCGCAGCAGCAGCAGCAAGTGCCCGCGACGCAAGTATCGCCTCGGCCTGGAGCGCTTATGAATCTATCGTTGCGAATGCCTGGTCGACCTACCAAAGCGGTACGCTTGACGAGAGCTCTACCAACCCGCTCAACCTGGATGTATCCGGAGCTTATCTCAACCAATCAGGCTATGGGGGTGGTGGATATGGTGGGTACGGCGGTGGTGGATACGGTGGGTACGGCGGTGGTGGATACGGTGGGTACGGCGTAACCGCGCAACAGACATTTGATTCGATCGTTGCATTGGCTTGGACTAGTTATAACGCAACGGTCGATCAGGCTTATTTCGACTACGACTTCGCTATCTTTTTGGCAGATGCCGATTACAGCACTGCGGTTTTCAGCGCAGATACATCCTACAGCGACGACATTGCGAATGCTCAGGCTGTTCGATCGAATGCCATCACCGCGGCGGATTTGGCCTACTACGCAGCCGCCGATACCGCTCTAAACGACCTGAATGCTCAACTGGACAACGCATCCAATACCTATAACGCTGCCGTTGCCGTGGCAAACGCTGCCTATAACCAAGCGGTAGATGATGCCAACGATGTCTATGACGCCGCCGTGCTAGACGCCGAGATCGTACGGGTTTCTGCTTATATAACAGCATCGGATGCCTTCAATGCGGCGGAACAAGCGGCGTCGGACGCCTATGATTCGACCATGGCGGCAGCGGATTCGACACTGAGCGATGCTTCTCAAGCAGCTTCGGATCAATACGACCAAGCCGTATCTGACGCAACCGATGTCTACAACAATGCCAGAGCGGGTGCTCAAGCAACATACGATTCAGCGGTACAAGCGGCAGGCAATGCGCGCACCAACGCAATCCAGGCAGCACAGAACACGTTAAACGGAATTCTTGCTCCGGCCGAACAAGCCAAGCAAGACGCTATGAGTACGGCGAATACGGCCTACCAAACAGCGATCAGCGACGCCCAAAGCGACTACGATGACGCAGTGGCCGTAGCCCAATCCGACTACGACGACGCAGTAGAAGCAGCTCAAGACGATCTAGAAAGCGCGTTGTCTGGGCCGAATTCCACGCTTTGGGACGCCAAAGAAACATACGAGGATACGATACAAGATCTCCAGCAACAGGAGATGGACCTCTGGGATGCTTACTGGACCGCGCTCGATGAATACAATAATAGCTGCATGAGTGGATATGGTGGCTATGGCGGTTACGGTGGCTATGGCGGATACGGGGGCTATGGCGGCTGTTCGGGAACAGAACCACAACCACCTGTGTATGACTTCTCTGCCCAATATCAGGCCGCCGAAGATGCCTATCTGGATGCCAAGAAGCAGTTCGCCATTGCCGAGGCAAATGCAAACGTTCCATACACACAAGCGGTTGGTGATGCAGGGGTTGCTTTTACGCAAGCAGAATCTGCCGCCGGCGTTACTTTGGCCACAGACAAAGCAACCGCTGAAACCGATTTAGCCAAGGCGCAGGAGGCTGCGGATAAGACCTATATCGATACGGTTGCAGGTCCGATGGCCGACTTCAAAGCGTCCACGGCAACGGCGGATGCCAACTACGAGAAGGCCACTGCCAATGCAACTTCTACCTTCGAAATAGCCGTAGCAGGATTCTTTAATACCTACGAACACACGGTGGCCGACGCCGAAGAGGTCTATACACAACAGATCGCCGATGCGGACTATGCCTGGGATATTACCGAGGCGAATGCTGCCGAAACCTATAAGAAGGCGGTAGCCGATGCGGATCATCAACGTGCCTATGATGAAGCTGCCGCCGAAGAGACCTATAAGAACTCTGTTGGTGCCGCAGATAGAGCTTGGGTTACTGCAGAAGCTTCTGCGGCGAACACTAGTGACAATGCCATCGGCGACGCTCAGCAAGTCTACGACAACAGCACGGCCCAGGCTTACGTAGACTATGACAACACATTGGCGAACTTGGAGACGGCCTGGACCAGTTCGGTCAATGCTGCCGATGTCGCTTATGCTGCCGCAGAAGGCGCTGCGTATCAGTCTTACACCAGCGCAATGAATGCGGCCGAGGTTGTCTATGCTACGGCGGATGCAAGTGCATACTTGGCCTGGTCGTCGACAGTCTCGTCTGCACAGTCAACACTTGCGACAGAAATCGCCAATGCCGAATTGACCGTAACTGCCGATTGGGCCGCCACCGAGGGAACGAATTACGCGGCGTATGTATTGGCAGAAGTCACAGCATGGGTCTCGTTCACCTCGCAGAATAATGCGGCCTGGGAAACCTACGACGCAGCGCATGCTAATGCCGAGGTCGATCAGTATATGGCTAACGTCAATGCCACGAATGCCTACTACACCTCGGAAGCTGCTTCGTGGACCGCCCTTAATAACGATATTGCAAGTGCCTGGAACGCCTACTACAACGGCGAAACGGCTGCTTACATTGCCCAAGTCGCCGCCGATGGTGCGTCATTCTTAACGTACGCCAGCGCCGAGGCGGCTGCATACCGTGCATACGTTTCAGACGTTGCCGATGCAACAGAGACACGCTCCAACGCGATCGGCGATGCCTATGTAGCCTGGGTTACTGCGGAAGCGACTGCCGCGACAGCATACTACCAAGCCGTTGCCGATGCCTCGAAGGCTTGGGACTACGCTGAGGCAGAAGCGGACAAGGCCTGGAAGGTCGCGGTTGCCGACGCCTACAAAACATACTCTTACGATTTGGCAGCGGCCTGGAAGATCCGTCAAAATACGGTGGCCGATGCCAGACTCACATTCGCCCAGACCATTTGGCCTGCGTGGGTAACTTATAAAGAAACGGTCGCGGATGCCGCGGCGGCTAACATCGACACAGTTCAGCATGCCTATGCTGACTACGCCAAGGCAACCGCAGCGGCTGCGAAAGCCAAAACGGAAGCCATGGCTCAGCCAACGATCGATAACGCGACGGCCATTGCCCAGGCCGAAGCCACTCGTGCCGTTACCCTTTCTGGAATCGACCGGGATCGTGCGGTTGAGAACGCCCAGGACAACATCGCCCTGATTTCTGCCGCTCCGAACACCGACTTTGCTGGTATTGAACCGGTTGAGCCAACCAACTGGTGGCAAGCTGCTTGGAATCTGATCAGCAACTGGATCGTAGAGGCGGTTATTGGCATTGGGTTGGCGATCCTCATCGGTGCTCTTCTGGCGAGTGCTTCCCCAATTATCGTCTTATGTGGTGTCGCTCTCATCGTCGGAGGACTCGTTGCGTGGGGTCTCTATGGGTATGCCGCTGTAACGAACCGAATGACCGACGGGCAGACGACGTCCCAAGCAGTCCTTGGTGGGATCGCCGACGTAACGCCGGTTTCTCCGATCTACGAAGGTGTCATGAACGAAGATATCGCGACAGGCGAAGACTTGAATATGTCCGTTGAGGACCGAGCAAGTCGACTGGGAAGTGGTTTGGGTGCTCTTACTGCCATGTTGGCAGCCAAGCCTGCGGCTCGCTTCGGAAGCCGGTTTGGCAAGTACATCAACTGCTTCGTCGCGGGAACTGGAATTGTTATGAGTGAGGATGATGAAATCATCATCGCAGAAGCAGGCGGTCCTAATATGCTGGCCCTCATGGGAACAACATGCATCTCCGTCGGTGTTGCATCGATTCCTCTGGCCTATTACGCAACTCGAAAACGCAAAGCCTCTCCGAAGGATGTGGATCAATTCTTCGCCAATGACCTGGATGGAGAGTGGGAGGAATTAAATGACTGGCCAGTCGACCCAATCGGAGATGCGATGCTAGAGCTGGATGCTGAGGCCGAAGCCGATGAGGATCTTCTCGTCTACGCTTAGAGACGAGCAAGTTCCATAACATCCAACACTATTATCCAGGATAAAACGAAATGAATACCTTTCAAAAATCGATACTCTTATCCGCTCTATGTTGCACCATCGGCGCCGGTTTACTCTTGGCAGGCAGCCGTTCCATAACGCCTAGAGAGACAGAAGCTACTAAGCCGGTAATTCGCCCGATCGAAAGCGTCCGTTTAGGAGATCGCGTCGACACGTCGGCATCTGCAATTGCCAAGGAGAAGGCCGTCGCTCCCCTTGCGGAGCGACCCTATTGGGACGCGCTGGAAGTAGATTCCAACTCTTGGAAATCAATCCGCTTTCAACTTGTGAAAGGAAACGAGCTGTTCGATATCGAACTTCTCCGCCCTGACGGTTGGTTGCTGGAGAACGGAGTTGCAGTTGGCGGAAAAGTCCACCTGACATTGCCTGAGCAAAGTATTGATGATTGGGCGGATGTCATCGAGGTCTCCGCCTGCCCTCCGCTCGCAAAAGGAACAGGGCGCGTAGTTACTGGGTTGATAACGCATATCAGGCCTGGTGTTTATGATCTCTTTCTGGAAGATGCCCCTGAGTCGATCGGCGTCACAGACAATCATCCGTTTTGGTCTGTCGATCGCCAAGACTTTGTAGTTACCAGCGACCTGATCATTGGTGAAAGGCTCGAGGCATTTGGTAGGACTGTCCGAGTTGCGAATCTTGTGTCGCGTTCCGGCGAACACCGGGTATACAACCTGGAAGTCCATCGAGACCATATTTATCGAGTGACTTCCCTTGGGATTCTCGTCCATAATGCTTCCTCGAATCCTCATCTGGCTGGCCAAACTCCTCAACCTGGAACCCGGGGAACTGGCGTCAATCGGGCCCGTGCTGCTGAAGTTGAATTGGTTCAGCGGACTGGGAAGGGAACCAAGGCATGGACACCGGAACAAATCGAGTACATTCAACAGAACGGGCGACTTCCACCAGGGCAAGTTGGGCATCATATTAACAATGTCGCCGACTTCCCAGAATGGGCAGGAGACCCTCGCAATATCAAGTTTGTGGACGGGCAAGCTGGAAACCTTGCGGAACATGGCGGCAATTTCCAGAATAAGACGACTGGTCCATTGATCGATCGTTGAGAAATAGTCGCTAATCCGAAAGAAGACAGATGATAGATTGGGATGGTTTTTTGGCTCGGCTGAAATCGCACCCGAGCCATGGGCATAGGATACTTCCTCCCTGCTCCCCCAGTACCAAGTCCGCAATCGAGCAGCAGCTGGGTCCGCTTCCCGAGGACATCAGCCAGATGGTTGATCGGTTTAGCGGTGCCGAGTTATTTGTCGATTTCGCGACAATTTTCCGACTGACAGATGATCCGCCGCTTCCTCCACTGGAATGGGCGGTTGAGTGGTGCATTGATGCGATGACCACCAAGTGGCGAGTTGCGGGGACAGGGCGAGAGCAGGACTGGGCCTTAGCAATGACGAATTACGGAGGATTGATCCTGCTCGATTCGCAAGGATTAGTCAAAGAATGGGATACAGGTCAGGCAACTTGGTTGAACAAAGATATTTCCTTACAAGATTGGCTTGACGGTATTATGACTGAAGGTGAATCCCTCATGGAGGATTCATAGACCTGCTCGCTTGATCCGAAGGTTTGTATTCAGGAAACGGTTTTGCGTTCTGGCGCTTTTAAGGCACCGTTCAGCTTCATCGAGTACACCGCCAATGATTACTTTTCGCTACTCTGCTCAGGTGTTTACTGATTCGCTTTGATGCCCAACAACAGTTTATAGGTGATGCTAGGCATGCATCGATCAAAGAAGCACAGGCGTTCAAGGAGTTCAATGTCGAATTGAACGGCTGAACCATTAAGGATGAATTGCCCTTGAGCCCGAGCGGTAACGGTTCCTCAATCAGATCACACCAAGGAAACAAAATGTTTATTTCACGCGCTGCCGGCTGGTGGGTTACTGGTTGCCTGACTTTGGGAGTTGGCTTGCTATTAGCATCCCAAATGCCAGGTTCCAATGGAGACCCGACAGTTGAAGAACGGATCGTATCAATCGAAGACGTTCGTCTTGGCGACCGAGTCGACACCGATGCTTCGTCGGTAGCCAAACAACAGGCAATTTCTACTGTCGACCAGCGCCCTTACTGGGATTTACAGCCGGTTTCTGCCGATGACTGGAAAGCGGTAAAGCTACAGGTATCCAAAGACGGTGATGTATTTGACGTTCAACTTCTGCGCCCTAATCGGTGGTTTCTTGAGAACGAAGTGGTCGAAGGAGGGCAAGTTCATCTTGAATTGCCGGAACAAAGTATCGACGATCCTGCAGAAGTGATGCAAATCGGTGATTGTCCTACCCTGGCACCAGGCCGCGGACGTATCGTTACCGGGCTGATCTCTCATGTTCGTGGCGGAATCCTCAATCTTCACGTTGAA
This genomic interval carries:
- a CDS encoding glycosyltransferase, producing the protein MEADQRERDERAMVELINSVLESFQQPQIQRIGQIYAEMDANLLTTFSELDHYPHRVGNSVYLGPWSGSVLKANDADHNLPVDMPEGKKTKIFAYLKPSRAVPELLRWISGQGFSALVVGDGIDKNKLEPILSDNVRIHTSALPIETVRRWCDVAILNASHGTTCDLLMAGKPLLQIPLAFEQEILARRTVDMGAALDASPEQPRQAIQQLSALIGSASHAREAQAFAERHHDFDPINAFEECIRQIQTLI
- a CDS encoding ISAs1 family transposase, whose amino-acid sequence is MSSRSPVSLQECFADLTDPRTRKVTYPLTNIVTIALCAVMSGADDFVAIADWAEMKKEWLGKFLDLSSGIPSHDRFNAILASLNPAEFEKCLLTWITALHEITDGQIIAIDGKTLRRSFDKASSKAAIHMVSAWATANHVSLGQVVTDAKSNEITAIPKLLEIVEVSGSLVTIDAQGCQQDIAQKIVDQGADYCLAVKRNQPTLHDSIEDFFVAQQESNFKRAKVHRHETHEKGHGREESRSYYICPVNDEIITRDRWSNLRAIGMTINIVKQGGNETSEVRYYILSKYLSGKRFAEAVRGHWGIENSLHWQLDVTFGEDQSRIRKGHADANFSLLRRTSLSLLKNNKTAKVGVKNKRLKCGWGDDYRMEVLLGR
- a CDS encoding sulfotransferase family protein; protein product: MAQSPWVPAPPRKSTAYQPPIYIDLEIKVERTMPHQGKIFGIGLSRTGTKSLATALNLLGIKTMWYPQDQTTYRELMTAHYRLTVLEEYQALTDTPVVPFYPQFDQEYPGSKFVLTIRDKESWLRSCEKHWQNSTFPPQEVPFWRKYASFIDLCVYGCNAFNASRFSYVYDRHVEGVQSYFHNRPDDLLIMNICGGEGYDRLCEFLDYQLPENSEFPKVNDFNANLLH